A single Elaeis guineensis isolate ETL-2024a chromosome 15, EG11, whole genome shotgun sequence DNA region contains:
- the LOC140850841 gene encoding uncharacterized protein, with protein sequence MDSPYFIFGGRQLGESENFSIYVMSETAARLPWLEDFVKTKFHNPCPKHGDSKSYLCGYYCTNCRDKPFCFQCHREGTEHKNHLVLQVRRASEHSAIEVDDINKFLDTSAFRKTRRRDGWNPMCSCQYDRTGRDGIAQVR encoded by the exons ATGGATTCACCATATTTCATCTTTGGAGGCCGACAACTGGGAGAGAGCGAAAATTTCAGCATCTACGTGATGTCAGAAACTGCTGCACGTCTTCCTTGGCTAGAAGATTTTGTGAAGACAAAATTCCACAATCCTTGTCCAAAACATGGGGATTCTAAATCCTATTTGTGCGGCTATTACTGTACAAATTGCAGGGACAAGCCGTTCTGTTTTCAATGTCATAGAGAAGGTACCGAACATAAGAATCACCTAGTTCTCCAA GTAAGGAGGGCATCAGAGCATTCTGCAATCGAAGTGGAtgacataaataaatttttagatacatcAG CTTTTCGCAAAACGAGAAGAAGAGATGGATGGAACCCAATGTGCTCGTGCCAGTATGACCGCACCGGAAGAGATGGAATTGCCCAAGTCAGATGA
- the LOC105058630 gene encoding ylmG homolog protein 2, chloroplastic, translated as MAPPPPTSETPRASGSTAPSNCLLSSAFRHLPFSHPLPPPKPSVPDHTASDRAPRPLSPLSAAERFLRSLGAAVSGHPLLKPFLSLHSDLRIFLQVRCGNHWNHSMLKAHGFAAILPGDSVAGLVVANGITNFLNIYNTLLVVRLVLTWFPNSPPAIVSPLSTLCDPYLNIFRGIIPPLGGTLDLSPILAFIVLNVFTSTAAALPAELPVTTTTQQNTLSHPMTTNLTTTQEKWMRRICHKRSRNSEDVS; from the exons ATGGCTCCTCCGCCTCCAACCTCGGAGACTCCTCGAGCCAGCGGCTCCACCGCCCCCTCCAATTGCCTCCTCTCCTCCGCCTTCCGCCACCTCCCTTTCTCCCACCCTCTTCCCCCACCAAAGCCGTCCGTCCCCGACCACACGGCTTCCGACCGCGCTCCGAGGCCCCTCTCCCCACTCTCCGCCGCCGAACGCTTCCTCCGTTCACTCGGCGCCGCCGTCTCCGGCCACCCACTTCTCAAACCCTTCCTCTCCCTCCATTCCGACCTCCGAATCTTCCTCCAG GTCCGTTGTGGAAACCATTGGAATCATAGCATGTTGAAGGCCCATGGCTTTGCGGCGATCTTGCCGGGGGACTCAGTGGCGGGGCTGGTGGTGGCCAACGGCATCACCAACTTCTTGAACATATACAACACGCTACTGGTGGTCAGGCTGGTGCTAACCTGGTTTCCCAACTCCCCTCCGGCCATCGTCAGCCCTCTCAG CACTTTATGTGATCCTTACCTGAACATATTTCGCGGGATTATTCCACCTCTTGGTGGAACATTGGATCTGTCGCCCATACTGGCCTTCATAGTTCTTAATGTCTTTACAAGCACTGCTGCTGCACTTCCTGCTGAACTTCCAGTCACCACCACAACTCAGCAAAATACTTTATCACACCCCATGACCACCAATCTCACAACGACACAGGAAAAGTGGATGAGAAGGATATGCCACAAAAGATCCAGGAACTCAGAAGATGTCAGTTAG